One window from the genome of Eucalyptus grandis isolate ANBG69807.140 chromosome 7, ASM1654582v1, whole genome shotgun sequence encodes:
- the LOC104454273 gene encoding uncharacterized protein LOC104454273: RIEKKMEVKQLLKDKKFWFASCLIAWAAALQGHMMWMQKQDSFKQKFGDADRSDVDAGE; the protein is encoded by the exons aggatcgagaaaaaaatggaagtgAAGCAACTCCTCAAGGACAAGAAATTCTGGTTCGCCTCCTGCCTCATTGCCTGGGCTGCTGCTCTCCAG GGGCATATGATGTGGATGCAGAAGCAGGATTCCTTCAAGCAAAAATTCGGGGACGCCGACCGGAGCGATGTCGATGCCGGGGAATGA